One window of the Equus caballus isolate H_3958 breed thoroughbred chromosome 2, TB-T2T, whole genome shotgun sequence genome contains the following:
- the HNRNPR gene encoding heterogeneous nuclear ribonucleoprotein R isoform X1 gives MANQVNGNAVQLKEEEEPMDTSSVTHTEHYKTLIEAGLPQKVAERLDEIFQTGLVAYVDLDERAIDALREFNEEGALSVLQQFKESDLSHVQNKSAFLCGVMKTYRQREKQGSKVQESTKGPDEAKIKALLERTGYTLDVTTGQRKYGGPPPDSVYSGVQPGIGTEVFVGKIPRDLYEDELVPLFEKAGPIWDLRLMMDPLSGQNRGYAFITFCGKEAAQEAVKLCDSYEIRPGKHLGVCISVANNRLFVGSIPKNKTKENILEEFSKVTEGLVDVILYHQPDDKKKNRGFCFLEYEDHKSAAQARRRLMSGKVKVWGNVVTVEWADPVEEPDPEVMAKVKVLFVRNLATTVTEEILEKSFSEFGKLERVKKLKDYAFVHFEDRGAAVKAMDEMNGKEIEGEEIEIVLAKPPDKKRKERQAARQASRSTAYEDYYYHPPPRMPPPIRGRGRGGGRGGYGYPPDYYGYEDYYDDYYGYDYHDYRGGYEDPYYGYDDGYAVRGRGGGRGGRGAPPPPRGRGAPPPRGRAGYSQRGAPLGPPRGSRGGRGGPAQQQRGRGSRGARGNRGGNVGGKRKADGYNQPDSKRRQTNNQQNWGSQPIAQQPLQQGGDYSGNYGYNNDNQEFYQDTYGQQWK, from the exons ATGGCTAATCAGGTGAATGGTAATGCGGTACagttaaaagaagaggaagaaccaATGGATACTTCCAGTGTAACTCACACAGAACACTACAAGACACTGATAGAGGCAGGCCTCCCACAGAAGGTGGCAGAAAGACTTGATGAAATATTTCAGACAG GATTGGTAGCTTATGTCGATCTTGATGAAAGAGCAATTGATGCTCTCAGGGAATTTAATGAAGAAGGAGCTCTGTCTGTACTACAACAATTCAAAGAAAGTGACTTATCACATGTTCAG AACAAAAGTGCATTTTTATGTGGAGTTATGAAGACCTACAGGCAAAGGGAGAAACAGGGGAGCAAGGTGCAAGAGTCCACAAAGGGACCTGATGAAGCAAAGATCAAG GCCTTGCTTGAGAGGACTGGTTATACTCTGGATGTAACCACAGGACAGAGGAAGTATGGTGGACCTCCACCAGACAGTGTGTACTCTGGTGTGCAACCTGGAATTGGAACAGAA GTCTTTGTAGGTAAAATACCGAGAGATTTATATGAGGATGAGTTGGTGCCCCTTTTTGAAAAGGCTGGTCCCATTTGGGATCTACGTCTTATGATGGATCCACTGTCCGGTCAGAACAGAGGGTATGCATTTATCACCTTCTGTGGAAAGGAAGCTGCGCAGGAAGCTGTTAAACTG TGTGACAGCTATGAAATTCGCCCTGGTAAACACCTTGGAGTATGCATTTCTGTGGCAAACAACAGACTTTTTGTTGGATCAATTCCGAAGAATAAGACTAAAGAAAACATTCTGGAAGAATTCAGTAAAGTCACAG AGGGTTTGGTGGACGTTATTCTCTATCATCAACCCGATGACAAAAAGAAGAATCGGGGGTTCTGCTTCCTTGAATATGAGGATCACAAGTCAGCAGCACAAGCCAGACGCCGGCTGATGAGTGGAAAAGTAAAAGTGTGGGGAAATGTAGTTACGGTTGAATGGGCTGACCCTGTGGAAGAACCAGATCCAGAAGTCATGGCTAAG GTGAAAGTTTTGTTTGTGAGAAACTTGGCTACTACAGTGACAGAAGAAATATTGGAAAAGTCATTTTCTGAATTTGGAAAACTCGAAAGAGTGAAGAAGTTGAAAGATtatgcatttgttcattttgaaGACAGAGGAGCAGCTGTTAAG GCCATGGATGAAATGAAtggcaaagaaatagaaggggAAGAAATTGAAATAGTCTTAGCGAAGCCAccagacaagaaaaggaaagagcgCCAAGCTGCTAGACAGGCCTCCAGAAGCACTGC GTATGAAGATTATTACTATCACCCTCCTCCTCGCATGCCACCTCCAATTAGAGGTCGGGGTCGTGGTGGGGGGAGAGGTGGATATGGCTACCCTCCAGATTACTATGGCTATGAAGATTACTATGATGATTACTATGGTTACGATTATCACGACTATCGTGGAGGCTATGAAGATCCCTACTACGGCTATGATGATGGCTATGCAgtaagaggaagaggaggaggaaggggagggcgAGGTGCTCCACCACCACCAAGGGGGCGGGGAGCACCACCTCCAAGAGGTAGAGCTGGCTATTCACAGCGGGGGGCACCTTTGGGACCACCAAGAGGCTCTAGGGGTGGCAGAGGGGGTCCTGCACAACAGCAGAGAGGCCGTGGTTCCCGTGGAGCTCGGGGCAATCGTGGGGGCAATGTAGGAggcaagagaaaggcagatgGGTACAACCAACCTGATTCCAAGCGCCGTCAGACCAACAACCAACAGAACTGGGGTTCCCAACCCATCGCTCAGCAGCCGCTTCAGCAAGGTGGTGACTATTCCGGTAACTATGGTTACAATAATGACAACCAAGAATTTTATCAGGATACTTATGGGCAACAGTGGAAATAG
- the HNRNPR gene encoding heterogeneous nuclear ribonucleoprotein R isoform X2: MKTYRQREKQGSKVQESTKGPDEAKIKALLERTGYTLDVTTGQRKYGGPPPDSVYSGVQPGIGTEVFVGKIPRDLYEDELVPLFEKAGPIWDLRLMMDPLSGQNRGYAFITFCGKEAAQEAVKLCDSYEIRPGKHLGVCISVANNRLFVGSIPKNKTKENILEEFSKVTEGLVDVILYHQPDDKKKNRGFCFLEYEDHKSAAQARRRLMSGKVKVWGNVVTVEWADPVEEPDPEVMAKVKVLFVRNLATTVTEEILEKSFSEFGKLERVKKLKDYAFVHFEDRGAAVKAMDEMNGKEIEGEEIEIVLAKPPDKKRKERQAARQASRSTAYEDYYYHPPPRMPPPIRGRGRGGGRGGYGYPPDYYGYEDYYDDYYGYDYHDYRGGYEDPYYGYDDGYAVRGRGGGRGGRGAPPPPRGRGAPPPRGRAGYSQRGAPLGPPRGSRGGRGGPAQQQRGRGSRGARGNRGGNVGGKRKADGYNQPDSKRRQTNNQQNWGSQPIAQQPLQQGGDYSGNYGYNNDNQEFYQDTYGQQWK; this comes from the exons ATGAAGACCTACAGGCAAAGGGAGAAACAGGGGAGCAAGGTGCAAGAGTCCACAAAGGGACCTGATGAAGCAAAGATCAAG GCCTTGCTTGAGAGGACTGGTTATACTCTGGATGTAACCACAGGACAGAGGAAGTATGGTGGACCTCCACCAGACAGTGTGTACTCTGGTGTGCAACCTGGAATTGGAACAGAA GTCTTTGTAGGTAAAATACCGAGAGATTTATATGAGGATGAGTTGGTGCCCCTTTTTGAAAAGGCTGGTCCCATTTGGGATCTACGTCTTATGATGGATCCACTGTCCGGTCAGAACAGAGGGTATGCATTTATCACCTTCTGTGGAAAGGAAGCTGCGCAGGAAGCTGTTAAACTG TGTGACAGCTATGAAATTCGCCCTGGTAAACACCTTGGAGTATGCATTTCTGTGGCAAACAACAGACTTTTTGTTGGATCAATTCCGAAGAATAAGACTAAAGAAAACATTCTGGAAGAATTCAGTAAAGTCACAG AGGGTTTGGTGGACGTTATTCTCTATCATCAACCCGATGACAAAAAGAAGAATCGGGGGTTCTGCTTCCTTGAATATGAGGATCACAAGTCAGCAGCACAAGCCAGACGCCGGCTGATGAGTGGAAAAGTAAAAGTGTGGGGAAATGTAGTTACGGTTGAATGGGCTGACCCTGTGGAAGAACCAGATCCAGAAGTCATGGCTAAG GTGAAAGTTTTGTTTGTGAGAAACTTGGCTACTACAGTGACAGAAGAAATATTGGAAAAGTCATTTTCTGAATTTGGAAAACTCGAAAGAGTGAAGAAGTTGAAAGATtatgcatttgttcattttgaaGACAGAGGAGCAGCTGTTAAG GCCATGGATGAAATGAAtggcaaagaaatagaaggggAAGAAATTGAAATAGTCTTAGCGAAGCCAccagacaagaaaaggaaagagcgCCAAGCTGCTAGACAGGCCTCCAGAAGCACTGC GTATGAAGATTATTACTATCACCCTCCTCCTCGCATGCCACCTCCAATTAGAGGTCGGGGTCGTGGTGGGGGGAGAGGTGGATATGGCTACCCTCCAGATTACTATGGCTATGAAGATTACTATGATGATTACTATGGTTACGATTATCACGACTATCGTGGAGGCTATGAAGATCCCTACTACGGCTATGATGATGGCTATGCAgtaagaggaagaggaggaggaaggggagggcgAGGTGCTCCACCACCACCAAGGGGGCGGGGAGCACCACCTCCAAGAGGTAGAGCTGGCTATTCACAGCGGGGGGCACCTTTGGGACCACCAAGAGGCTCTAGGGGTGGCAGAGGGGGTCCTGCACAACAGCAGAGAGGCCGTGGTTCCCGTGGAGCTCGGGGCAATCGTGGGGGCAATGTAGGAggcaagagaaaggcagatgGGTACAACCAACCTGATTCCAAGCGCCGTCAGACCAACAACCAACAGAACTGGGGTTCCCAACCCATCGCTCAGCAGCCGCTTCAGCAAGGTGGTGACTATTCCGGTAACTATGGTTACAATAATGACAACCAAGAATTTTATCAGGATACTTATGGGCAACAGTGGAAATAG